The Pseudodesulfovibrio sp. zrk46 genome contains a region encoding:
- a CDS encoding TrkA family potassium uptake protein, translating into MANRKEVGVIGLGKFGYALAAALTDLGHDVVGVDRNPDNVRRAQGKLAQVYECDATDEKALGQVGFKDLEKVIVSTGSSMEASILVVLNLQTLGVRDIWVKAISEEHERVLYKLGVPYVVFPEAFVAFQLAHRLTMPGIHDYFGLGTDVVTREILVDKWAGKTLRDLDLTNKFHVQVIAYRKNGEAVFSFVPDANMEFTEGDVIVLIGKTDDMIKIEKF; encoded by the coding sequence ATGGCAAACAGAAAAGAAGTAGGCGTCATTGGCCTTGGCAAATTCGGCTATGCCCTCGCGGCCGCCCTGACCGATTTGGGGCATGATGTCGTGGGTGTAGACAGGAATCCAGACAATGTTCGCAGAGCACAGGGCAAACTGGCGCAGGTCTACGAGTGTGATGCCACTGATGAGAAAGCGCTGGGTCAGGTTGGTTTCAAGGATCTGGAAAAGGTCATTGTGTCCACGGGTAGCTCCATGGAAGCGAGTATCCTGGTGGTATTGAATCTCCAGACACTGGGCGTTCGCGATATCTGGGTCAAGGCCATCAGTGAAGAGCACGAGCGAGTGCTCTACAAGCTTGGCGTCCCCTATGTGGTCTTCCCCGAGGCTTTTGTGGCCTTCCAGCTTGCTCATCGGCTGACCATGCCCGGCATCCATGACTACTTCGGTCTTGGTACCGACGTTGTTACGCGGGAAATCCTGGTGGACAAGTGGGCGGGAAAGACCTTGCGTGATCTGGATTTGACCAATAAGTTTCACGTTCAGGTTATTGCCTATCGTAAGAATGGCGAGGCTGTTTTCAGCTTCGTACCAGATGCCAATATGGAGTTCACGGAGGGCGATGTCATCGTCCTTATCGGCAAGACCGATGATATGATCAAGATTGAGAAGTTCTAG
- a CDS encoding NADH-quinone oxidoreductase subunit M, whose amino-acid sequence MDFGYPVLTLLIAFPLVAACGLFFIKAAPVVRYYTMVVSLIECLLAVPLFQYVPNAEFQFVEKIDWVHQWGLQYYLGVDGISILMVLLTIAVLPLCVMCSWTYIGKREKEFHFCLLFMTSSVLGVFCALDLVLFYVFWEAMLIPMYLLIAVWGGDDRRYASLKFFLYTLAGSTLLLAAIVAFRITGGTFSIPELMEQSFSFRFQFWAFLAMALAFAIKVPMFPFHTWLPAAHVQAPSAGSVILAAVLLKMGTYGFLRFCLPLTPAASDYFAPMMIAISLISIIYGGAIALGQSDIKKLIAYSSVGHMGFVTLGIFLFNLRGVEGALFQMLNHGIVTGALFMMIGCVYERSHSREIEDNMGMGKYMPAYMFFWGLMALASFGFPGTNGFVGEILVFVGAFQENTWIGFLCVPGALLAAAYMFRVSLKMAWGKPSTAAGWKDLNAREWIYLTIPAVFVLWIGLAPSPFFKIIDPSIDKLLNDFDKRKVAHLEAEQPVKTAANDIFSVFAVNK is encoded by the coding sequence TTGGACTTCGGATATCCGGTACTCACCCTGTTGATCGCGTTCCCCCTGGTGGCGGCATGCGGCCTCTTCTTCATAAAGGCCGCACCGGTGGTCAGGTATTACACCATGGTGGTGTCACTCATAGAGTGCCTGCTCGCCGTACCGCTGTTCCAGTATGTACCTAACGCTGAATTCCAGTTCGTCGAGAAAATTGATTGGGTCCACCAGTGGGGCCTTCAGTACTACCTCGGCGTAGACGGTATCAGCATACTCATGGTCCTGCTGACCATCGCGGTCCTGCCGCTGTGCGTCATGTGTTCGTGGACCTACATTGGCAAACGAGAGAAGGAATTCCACTTCTGTCTGCTGTTCATGACCTCGTCTGTTCTCGGCGTCTTCTGCGCCCTGGACCTGGTTCTGTTCTACGTGTTCTGGGAAGCCATGCTCATCCCCATGTACCTGCTTATTGCAGTATGGGGTGGCGACGATCGCAGATATGCATCGCTCAAGTTCTTCCTCTATACCTTGGCAGGCTCCACCCTGTTGCTGGCGGCCATCGTGGCCTTCCGCATCACGGGCGGTACCTTCTCCATCCCCGAACTCATGGAGCAGAGCTTCAGCTTCCGCTTCCAGTTCTGGGCATTCCTGGCCATGGCACTGGCATTTGCCATCAAGGTGCCCATGTTCCCGTTCCATACCTGGCTGCCCGCAGCGCACGTCCAGGCTCCTTCGGCCGGTTCCGTCATCCTGGCGGCTGTCCTGTTGAAGATGGGAACTTACGGCTTCCTGCGCTTCTGCCTGCCGCTCACTCCGGCTGCCAGTGATTACTTCGCGCCCATGATGATTGCGATCTCCTTGATTTCCATCATCTACGGTGGCGCCATCGCATTGGGGCAGTCTGACATCAAGAAACTGATCGCCTATTCGTCGGTTGGTCACATGGGATTTGTCACTCTCGGCATCTTCCTGTTCAACCTGCGCGGCGTGGAAGGTGCGCTCTTTCAGATGCTGAACCACGGTATCGTCACAGGCGCACTCTTTATGATGATCGGTTGTGTTTACGAACGCAGCCACTCCCGAGAGATCGAGGACAACATGGGCATGGGTAAGTATATGCCTGCCTACATGTTCTTCTGGGGCCTCATGGCGCTGGCTTCCTTTGGTTTCCCCGGAACTAACGGGTTCGTGGGCGAAATTCTGGTCTTCGTCGGTGCATTCCAGGAGAACACTTGGATCGGCTTCCTCTGCGTGCCCGGTGCGCTTCTGGCTGCCGCCTACATGTTCCGCGTCTCTTTGAAGATGGCCTGGGGCAAGCCTTCAACGGCTGCCGGTTGGAAGGACCTCAATGCTCGTGAATGGATCTACCTGACCATTCCCGCAGTGTTCGTCCTCTGGATCGGTCTGGCTCCGTCTCCGTTCTTCAAGATCATCGACCCGTCCATCGACAAGCTGCTGAACGACTTCGACAAGCGCAAGGTCGCCCATCTCGAAGCCGAGCAACCTGTAAAAACAGCCGCCAATGACATTTTCAGTGTCTTCGCGGTCAACAAGTAG
- a CDS encoding ABC transporter substrate-binding protein: MVMRVVAVLLMVFMFGCSQPQGNGGVLKKDWQDIEADAQGGLVKLYMYGGLPQVNEWVDTYVAEEVKKRFGISLVRVPLDANVVVAKLLAEKGTGKNVGGVDLVWLNGENFKTAKEGGVLFGPFAEKLPNYLKYIDKRLAAYDFGYPVEGYEVPLGRTQFVFEYDSAEVPNPPRSFLDLLRWTTEHPGRFTYSAPPDFTGSAFIRQAFYSLTGGSTLFESGWNEKAFNNSAPKLWEYLNEMKPYLWRAGVEYPKDAAALDSLFATGETLLSMSYGPHHASVKVRNKVFRPSVRTYIMNDGSFFNMHFMGIPETAPNKAGAMVVANFLLSPEAQLSKFRPESWGDFPSIDLSTLDKEMWQKFESVEHGEAALTPKELHKAGIPEISAEYVEALEKGWIENVK, from the coding sequence ATGGTAATGAGAGTTGTGGCAGTTCTGCTGATGGTATTCATGTTCGGTTGTTCCCAGCCGCAAGGGAATGGCGGTGTCCTGAAAAAAGACTGGCAGGATATCGAGGCTGACGCCCAGGGCGGATTGGTGAAGCTGTACATGTATGGCGGCTTGCCGCAGGTCAATGAGTGGGTGGACACTTATGTGGCCGAGGAAGTGAAAAAGCGTTTCGGCATATCGTTAGTTCGCGTACCTCTGGATGCCAATGTGGTCGTGGCCAAGCTGTTGGCTGAAAAAGGTACGGGCAAGAATGTAGGCGGTGTCGATCTCGTCTGGTTGAATGGCGAAAATTTCAAGACGGCCAAAGAAGGCGGCGTACTATTTGGTCCTTTTGCTGAGAAACTGCCGAATTATTTAAAATACATAGATAAGCGTCTGGCTGCGTATGACTTTGGGTACCCTGTGGAAGGCTATGAAGTGCCGCTCGGTCGGACTCAGTTTGTGTTTGAATATGATAGCGCCGAGGTCCCGAATCCGCCACGCAGCTTCCTTGATCTGCTTCGGTGGACAACTGAGCACCCGGGGCGTTTTACTTATTCCGCACCGCCGGACTTTACTGGGTCGGCATTCATTCGTCAGGCATTCTATTCTCTGACGGGCGGTTCTACGCTGTTTGAATCTGGTTGGAACGAGAAGGCGTTCAACAACTCGGCTCCCAAACTGTGGGAATATCTCAATGAGATGAAGCCATACCTGTGGCGCGCCGGAGTGGAGTATCCCAAGGATGCGGCAGCACTAGATTCCCTTTTTGCGACCGGTGAGACCCTTCTCTCAATGTCTTATGGGCCGCATCACGCGAGTGTGAAGGTGCGCAATAAGGTTTTTCGTCCCTCCGTGCGTACCTACATCATGAATGATGGCTCCTTTTTCAATATGCACTTCATGGGCATCCCTGAGACTGCGCCCAATAAGGCTGGTGCCATGGTCGTGGCGAACTTTCTCTTATCGCCCGAAGCACAACTTTCCAAGTTTCGTCCCGAGTCATGGGGCGATTTCCCCTCCATTGATTTGAGTACGCTGGACAAGGAAATGTGGCAGAAATTCGAGTCCGTGGAGCACGGCGAAGCAGCTCTGACTCCCAAAGAGTTGCACAAGGCTGGCATTCCCGAAATCAGCGCCGAATACGTGGAGGCCTTGGAAAAGGGTTGGATTGAAAACGTGAAGTAG
- a CDS encoding ferredoxin, whose amino-acid sequence MSTQNDSTEYREVAIELGDCRLCQGCVDLNPDVFEWDDNMDMPYVCRSKVTEEEVRDIMNTCPEGCIVFVDC is encoded by the coding sequence ATGAGCACACAAAACGACAGCACCGAGTATCGTGAGGTCGCCATCGAGCTGGGCGATTGCCGCCTATGCCAGGGCTGCGTGGACTTAAACCCCGATGTTTTCGAATGGGACGACAACATGGACATGCCCTATGTCTGCCGCTCCAAGGTTACTGAAGAGGAAGTTCGAGACATCATGAACACCTGCCCCGAAGGGTGTATAGTTTTCGTTGATTGCTAG
- a CDS encoding tetratricopeptide repeat protein: MKKVTFLLAVFAMTLLLTACGAQKNELDIGHDLVKQGDCAGAAPYLEDTIAAPDDLMDMAYAYFLKGKCAEDSGNVDGAFENYYAAKIVACYAVANDVHVNLNTYARSEYCQKIIPEMLAKLEPSVSNPAAIKEKVDSVLHAKYLDQFVKK; encoded by the coding sequence ATGAAGAAAGTGACTTTCCTGCTGGCTGTGTTTGCCATGACCCTGCTTCTGACCGCTTGTGGCGCTCAGAAGAACGAGCTCGATATCGGGCATGATCTGGTGAAGCAGGGCGATTGCGCCGGTGCTGCTCCGTACTTGGAGGACACCATCGCCGCTCCTGACGACTTGATGGATATGGCATATGCCTACTTCCTCAAGGGCAAGTGCGCCGAGGATTCCGGTAATGTGGATGGGGCTTTCGAGAATTACTATGCTGCTAAAATCGTGGCCTGTTACGCAGTTGCCAACGACGTGCATGTGAATTTGAACACCTACGCTCGTAGCGAATACTGCCAGAAGATCATCCCTGAGATGCTCGCCAAGCTGGAACCGAGTGTTTCCAATCCGGCCGCCATCAAGGAGAAGGTCGACTCAGTACTTCACGCAAAGTATTTGGATCAGTTCGTAAAGAAATAG
- a CDS encoding type I restriction enzyme HsdR N-terminal domain-containing protein, producing the protein MHESSLGGTLRDYLTGDEIDETTFEEFRQALAKLLVEERGYPKEQLKAKVPLKYCVDGEDYERPLDLVVYDESGKPMLVVIFCAGEVGTFERETICAGRLIEGGPVAFAIVSDSMDASLLDVRTGDLIARGMQAVPEYEKLVKMVDEAEVKPLTDEQREKQTRVFHTYCGFIYGTCCSESCSLPPMPKK; encoded by the coding sequence ATGCATGAATCAAGTCTGGGTGGAACGCTCCGCGATTATCTGACGGGCGATGAAATAGACGAGACCACGTTTGAAGAGTTTCGGCAGGCTTTGGCCAAGTTGCTGGTGGAAGAAAGGGGCTACCCCAAGGAACAGCTAAAGGCCAAGGTGCCGCTCAAGTATTGTGTGGATGGCGAGGATTATGAACGTCCACTGGATCTGGTTGTATACGACGAAAGCGGCAAGCCCATGCTGGTGGTGATTTTCTGTGCGGGCGAGGTGGGCACTTTTGAGCGTGAGACCATTTGCGCTGGCCGACTGATTGAAGGCGGACCGGTTGCGTTTGCGATTGTTTCGGACAGCATGGATGCTTCACTACTCGACGTGCGCACCGGGGACTTGATAGCTCGTGGGATGCAGGCTGTTCCTGAATACGAGAAGTTGGTGAAGATGGTTGATGAGGCTGAGGTCAAGCCGCTGACCGACGAGCAGAGGGAAAAGCAGACTCGGGTCTTTCACACGTATTGCGGATTCATTTACGGGACCTGCTGTAGCGAATCGTGCTCATTGCCGCCCATGCCCAAAAAGTAG
- a CDS encoding potassium transporter TrkG, producing MRIKLLSPYWLPVWFFAGAILAGGLMLHLDASHPGGSLSLLDALFTATSAMCVTGLAVVDTGSYFSRFGQNVILLLIQMGGLGIMTFTTLFLHLLGKHVSLNDRLAVGQSLLRDPSFSLGKFLTRIVVATFILEGGGALALWLMDPVGFHPYSAIFHSISAFCNAGFSLYSDSLTQWSDHWGINTIFMVLITAGGLGFYVLNECASIAKKAVLDPHALRKKAYLLSWHSEVVLKTSILLVVVGTVVIFVAEGLANNAPETLSERFLTSLFQSVTCRTAGFNTVDIGSMTNVSLVFMLVLMLVGGSPGSCAGGIKTTTFSALCSFVVSQFKGREQVRLGRYALSQQAMNKIISLVVMAGLLVGVGTMVLTSLESVNANYLMGREKFMVNMFEVISAFGTVGLSTGLTPNLNGAEKTMIILLMFVGRLGPIWLLSALSSWHEEPRYKLPTADLPLG from the coding sequence ATGCGAATAAAACTTCTATCTCCATATTGGTTGCCCGTCTGGTTCTTTGCCGGAGCCATCTTGGCGGGCGGACTCATGCTGCATCTGGACGCCAGTCATCCGGGCGGCTCTCTGTCACTGCTCGACGCCTTGTTCACGGCCACCTCGGCCATGTGCGTTACCGGACTAGCCGTGGTGGACACCGGCAGCTATTTTTCCCGATTTGGTCAGAATGTTATCCTGCTCCTGATTCAGATGGGCGGTTTGGGTATCATGACATTTACCACGTTGTTTCTTCACTTGTTGGGGAAACATGTGTCACTCAATGACCGGTTGGCCGTTGGGCAGAGCCTGTTGCGCGATCCCTCGTTCAGTCTGGGTAAATTCCTTACACGTATTGTGGTGGCGACCTTCATTCTGGAAGGGGGAGGAGCACTCGCCCTCTGGTTGATGGACCCGGTCGGATTTCATCCCTATTCTGCCATATTTCATTCCATTTCTGCATTTTGTAACGCGGGCTTTTCCCTGTATTCTGACAGCCTGACCCAGTGGAGCGACCATTGGGGAATTAACACCATTTTCATGGTTCTCATCACCGCGGGTGGACTTGGTTTTTACGTTCTGAACGAATGTGCGAGCATTGCGAAAAAAGCTGTGTTGGATCCGCATGCTTTGCGAAAAAAAGCTTATCTGCTCAGCTGGCACTCGGAAGTGGTGCTCAAGACCTCGATTCTGCTTGTGGTCGTTGGTACTGTGGTAATTTTCGTGGCCGAAGGATTGGCTAACAATGCCCCCGAGACGTTGAGTGAGCGATTCCTTACCTCCCTGTTCCAATCCGTCACTTGCCGTACCGCCGGGTTCAACACCGTGGACATCGGTTCAATGACCAATGTCTCGTTGGTGTTCATGTTGGTATTGATGTTGGTGGGCGGTTCTCCTGGGTCGTGCGCAGGTGGTATCAAAACCACCACGTTTAGCGCGTTGTGCAGTTTTGTCGTTTCCCAGTTCAAGGGGCGCGAACAGGTTCGTCTTGGTCGGTATGCATTGAGCCAGCAGGCGATGAACAAGATTATTTCTCTGGTAGTCATGGCTGGTCTGCTTGTGGGCGTCGGTACCATGGTGCTGACGTCACTGGAAAGCGTGAACGCCAACTATCTCATGGGGCGCGAGAAGTTCATGGTAAACATGTTTGAAGTGATCTCCGCCTTTGGCACGGTGGGCCTTTCCACCGGACTGACACCGAATCTTAACGGTGCGGAAAAAACAATGATCATCCTGCTCATGTTTGTGGGCAGGTTGGGGCCCATCTGGTTGCTCTCCGCATTGAGCAGCTGGCATGAAGAACCCCGATACAAGCTGCCCACTGCAGATTTGCCGCTGGGCTAG
- the aroC gene encoding chorismate synthase — MSGSKFGEVFTLTTFGESHGPGLGGVIDGCPAGIPLDEATIQLELDRRKPGQGGIASTARKEADQVKIQSGVFEGKTTGTPIGFYVENTDQRSRDYSKIKDVFRPGHADFTFNAKYGFRDYRGGGRSSGRETVSRVAGGAIAQELLRTEGIAIYAYTVELGGISAEIVDIEGAQDRPYFSPDPDAPAKWDERVKEVKSKGDTLGGIVEVRAVSVPAGLGEPVFGKIDARIAQALMSVGAVKGVEIGSGMEAARMLGSQNNDPITKDGFASNNAGGILGGISSGQDIVARAYIKPIPSISQEQQTVTTSGDATAITIGGRHDIAAIPRINPVLKAMMALTIADLLLLDRRLGVRD, encoded by the coding sequence ATGAGCGGCAGCAAATTTGGTGAAGTATTCACCTTGACCACCTTCGGTGAATCCCACGGCCCCGGCCTTGGCGGTGTCATCGATGGTTGTCCGGCGGGGATCCCGCTGGATGAGGCGACCATCCAGTTGGAGCTGGATCGCCGTAAGCCCGGGCAGGGCGGCATCGCCTCTACTGCCCGCAAGGAAGCCGATCAGGTAAAGATCCAGTCCGGCGTCTTTGAAGGCAAAACCACTGGTACCCCCATCGGGTTCTATGTGGAAAACACGGACCAGAGGTCCCGTGACTATTCCAAGATCAAGGACGTGTTCCGTCCCGGTCACGCAGATTTTACATTCAATGCCAAGTACGGCTTCCGCGATTATCGCGGCGGTGGTCGTTCTTCCGGCCGTGAGACCGTATCCCGCGTAGCAGGCGGTGCCATCGCGCAGGAACTGCTCCGCACCGAAGGCATTGCCATCTACGCCTACACTGTCGAGCTGGGCGGTATCTCCGCTGAGATCGTGGATATTGAAGGCGCACAGGATCGCCCCTATTTCAGCCCTGACCCGGATGCCCCTGCCAAGTGGGATGAGCGTGTCAAGGAAGTGAAGTCAAAGGGCGATACACTTGGCGGTATCGTCGAGGTTCGTGCTGTCTCTGTTCCTGCAGGACTCGGTGAGCCTGTGTTTGGCAAGATCGACGCTCGTATTGCTCAGGCGCTCATGTCTGTTGGCGCAGTGAAGGGCGTGGAGATCGGTTCCGGCATGGAGGCCGCGCGCATGTTGGGCAGCCAGAACAACGATCCCATCACTAAAGATGGATTTGCCTCCAACAATGCCGGCGGAATTCTCGGTGGTATTTCCTCAGGTCAGGATATTGTGGCCCGTGCGTACATCAAGCCCATTCCGTCCATTTCGCAGGAACAGCAGACCGTGACTACTTCAGGTGATGCCACAGCCATTACCATTGGGGGGCGTCACGACATTGCGGCCATTCCTCGTATCAATCCGGTACTCAAGGCCATGATGGCCCTGACCATCGCCGATTTGCTGCTTCTGGATCGCAGACTTGGCGTCAGAGATTAG
- the aroL gene encoding shikimate kinase AroL: protein MIKKNVFLIGPRACGKTSVGRALADKLGIDFVDTDHELVASVGMEIAEYVEQNGWDGFRDKETETLGRVVSEGVRVVGCGGGIVLREANREMLKEGVTLYLKTDPEVLAERLMRDPNEAQRPSLTGKSIVDEVREILAERAPLYEGYADAVLPEGELKMVVEAAIKEVELLS, encoded by the coding sequence ATGATCAAAAAGAATGTATTTCTCATCGGGCCGCGTGCGTGTGGTAAGACCAGCGTAGGTCGTGCTTTGGCCGATAAACTGGGCATAGACTTTGTGGACACGGACCACGAACTGGTGGCGTCCGTGGGCATGGAGATCGCTGAGTATGTCGAGCAAAACGGTTGGGACGGCTTCCGCGACAAGGAGACCGAAACATTGGGCCGTGTTGTCAGTGAAGGTGTCCGAGTCGTGGGCTGCGGTGGAGGTATCGTGCTCCGCGAAGCCAATCGCGAGATGCTGAAAGAGGGAGTGACCCTCTATCTGAAGACCGATCCCGAGGTGTTGGCCGAACGGTTGATGCGTGATCCCAATGAGGCGCAGAGGCCATCTCTGACAGGTAAATCCATTGTGGATGAGGTGCGGGAAATTCTGGCCGAAAGGGCTCCACTGTATGAAGGCTACGCCGATGCGGTTTTGCCAGAAGGTGAGCTGAAAATGGTGGTGGAAGCTGCCATCAAAGAAGTAGAGCTCCTTTCCTGA
- a CDS encoding NADH-quinone oxidoreductase subunit N produces the protein MNFITSLIVPEIYYLFLAIALMIQSCGDREWKPDVEKWLPFGALLGLFTTIAHYHAHGTMLYGTYEVDMMSQFFKIALSFGFFVIVINTSRQPTLADEKRADYYMLLTFSTFGLMLLSSCVELITIYLALELASYSMYAIIPLRAKSKGAAESGVKYILFGAVATALALYGLSYIMAAQHTTYIAELATKNWHFSDNPMAVVGLCLFLGGMFFKLALFPFHFWCPDVYQGASNETASFVATMPKMGAIVILVRMATFLKPGLEITTLLAVLGACSMTFGNLSALAQKDLKRLLGFSSVAHAGYIMVGLVSGTPEGLAAAAFYALAYLLMNLLVFWIVSRVAVDGRNLEFSDLNGLYKKAPVLAFSLAAGAFALVGLPPTMGFMGKFFLITSAWDHGYNWLVIILVLNSAIAIYYYLSLFRHAFTEEKGVAEHPAPDNSWFASAGAGLLAAAVLIAGILPAPLFNFAIAAGKSLYGIVSTGTH, from the coding sequence ATGAACTTCATTACGAGTCTCATCGTCCCGGAGATCTACTACCTCTTCCTGGCCATCGCGCTGATGATTCAGAGCTGCGGTGACAGGGAGTGGAAGCCTGATGTCGAGAAATGGCTGCCGTTCGGCGCGTTGCTCGGCCTCTTCACCACCATTGCCCATTACCATGCCCACGGCACCATGCTGTATGGCACCTATGAAGTGGACATGATGTCCCAGTTCTTCAAGATCGCCCTTTCCTTCGGCTTCTTCGTGATCGTGATCAACACGTCACGTCAGCCGACTCTGGCGGATGAAAAACGTGCGGACTACTACATGCTCCTGACCTTCTCGACATTTGGTCTGATGCTGCTCTCCTCCTGTGTTGAGCTGATCACCATCTATCTGGCCCTGGAACTGGCGTCCTACTCCATGTACGCCATCATTCCGCTGCGGGCGAAGTCCAAGGGAGCTGCCGAATCGGGCGTCAAGTACATCCTCTTCGGTGCGGTCGCCACTGCGCTGGCATTGTACGGCTTGTCCTACATCATGGCAGCCCAGCATACGACCTACATCGCGGAACTCGCTACCAAGAACTGGCACTTCTCCGACAACCCCATGGCTGTCGTCGGTCTTTGCCTCTTCCTCGGTGGCATGTTCTTCAAGCTGGCTCTCTTCCCGTTCCACTTCTGGTGCCCCGATGTGTACCAGGGTGCTAGCAACGAGACGGCCTCTTTTGTTGCAACCATGCCCAAGATGGGTGCCATCGTGATTCTCGTCCGTATGGCCACCTTCCTCAAGCCCGGTCTGGAAATCACCACGTTGCTCGCAGTGCTCGGTGCCTGCTCCATGACCTTCGGCAACCTCTCGGCACTGGCTCAGAAGGACCTCAAGCGTCTGCTCGGGTTCTCTTCCGTGGCCCATGCCGGTTACATCATGGTCGGTCTCGTCAGCGGCACTCCTGAAGGTCTGGCAGCAGCTGCCTTCTACGCCCTGGCCTACCTCCTCATGAACCTGCTCGTCTTCTGGATCGTCTCTCGCGTTGCAGTCGACGGACGCAATCTGGAATTCAGCGATCTGAACGGTCTGTACAAGAAGGCTCCCGTGTTGGCCTTCTCGTTGGCTGCCGGTGCTTTTGCCCTCGTCGGCCTGCCGCCGACCATGGGCTTCATGGGCAAGTTCTTCCTGATCACCTCTGCATGGGATCACGGATACAACTGGCTGGTCATTATTCTGGTTCTGAACTCCGCCATCGCCATTTACTATTATCTGAGCCTCTTCCGCCACGCCTTCACTGAAGAGAAGGGCGTTGCCGAACATCCGGCTCCTGATAATAGCTGGTTCGCCTCAGCGGGCGCAGGCCTGCTTGCCGCAGCGGTTCTTATCGCCGGCATCCTGCCTGCTCCTCTGTTCAACTTTGCCATCGCAGCGGGTAAGTCCCTCTACGGCATCGTTTCCACAGGCACGCACTAG